From a single Rosa rugosa chromosome 7, drRosRugo1.1, whole genome shotgun sequence genomic region:
- the LOC133723362 gene encoding AT-rich interactive domain-containing protein 2-like — protein MATRTSDDHRVKRICTGHSVSCLTNTNENNQIFKPQPVCNSNSSGSLLTIEDEYKLKPAYDLTILDDMRKYGPSCKIYPASSLMDSDESAHGWTIVDDMEQYGNSCKEFSTSALIDKDESAHGSNKLTPEYSNLCNATSTNVNDSVNSSDSSSLDECDSELERALRLLISSDDDLPRSTPSAHSSSSLRSSNRNSKAAEILRLLFSDGQYFRKSVPIGPGFQAEVPEWTGPVNRKNRYVGDASKKWLGTRMYPIKRLKNAGADTKSIGKGRPDSCSCVSPGSAGCVKHHIDEARLRLQAEIGPAFRTWKFDEMGEFASKSWTLKEQSTFESLVRKNPLSNEASFWKLAFKRFPNKCRKSIVSYYNNVFITRRMSLQTRSSVDEIDSDDD, from the coding sequence ATGGCTACTAGGACATCTGATGATCATCGAGTCAAGAGAATTTGTACTGGCCATTCTGTCTCATGCTTAACCAACACAAATGAAAACAATCAAATCTTCAAACCACAGCCTGTCTGTAACTCAAACAGTTCTGGAAGTTTGTTGACAATTGAGGATGAATATAAACTGAAGCCAGCTTATGATTTGACCATTCTGGATGATATGAGAAAATATGGTCCATCCTGCAAAATTTATCCTGCCTCCTCCTTAATGGATTCCGATGAATCAGCCCATGGTTGGACCATTGTGGATGATATGGAACAATATGGTAACTCCTGCAAGGAGTTTTCTACCTCTGCCTTAATTGATAAAGATGAGTCAGCCCATGGTTCAAACAAGTTAACTCCAGAATACTCCAACCTTTGTAATGCAACCTCTACGAATGTTAATGATTCAGTCAATAGTTCGGATTCTTCAAGTTTAGATGAGTGTGATTCAGAACTCGAAAGAGCTTTGAGGTTATTGATTTCCAGTGATGATGATCTTCCAAGATCTACTCCTTCAGCTCACTCTTCATCTTCACTGAGGTCGAGCAATAGAAATTCAAAGGCTGCAGAAATATTGAGATTGCTCTTCTCAGATGGTCAGTACTTTCGAAAGTCTGTTCCAATTGGGCCTGGTTTTCAGGCTGAAGTTCCTGAGTGGACAGGTCCTGTCAATAGGAAAAATCGTTACGTTGGTGATGCTTCAAAGAAGTGGTTGGGCACTCGAATGTATCCCATCAAACGGTTAAAAAATGCAGGAGCTGATACAAAATCGATTGGGAAGGGGAGACCTGACTCTTGTTCTTGTGTCTCTCCTGGATCTGCTGGTTGTGTCAAACACCACATCGATGAAGCGAGACTCCGTTTGCAAGCCGAAATTGGTCCTGCATTCCGGACTTGGAAGTTTGATGAAATGGGAGAATTTGCCTCGAAGTCATGGACTTTGAAAGAACAAAGTACCTTCGAATCTCTAGTGAGAAAGAATCCGCTATCAAATGAAGCAAGCTTTTGGAAGCTTGCCTTTAAGCGTTTTCCTAATAAATGCAGGAAAAGCATTGTGAGTTATTACAATAACGTGTTCATAACTAGACGCATGAGCCTCCAGACTAGGTCTTCTGTTGATGAAATTGATAGTGATGATGACTAG